A single window of Tenericutes bacterium MZ-XQ DNA harbors:
- a CDS encoding adenine phosphoribosyltransferase, producing the protein MNLKDYIAEVPNFPKEGILFRDITPLMLDGKAYKYASDEFTKFAQEKGATVIVGPEARGFIFGCPVATNMGIGFAPVRKPGKLPREAISVSYDLEYGSNELCMHADAVKPGDKVLVVDDLLATGGTMEATIELVEKLGGEVVGLAFLIELTELNGRDKLKGHDILTLISY; encoded by the coding sequence ATGAACTTAAAAGACTATATTGCAGAAGTACCAAATTTCCCGAAAGAAGGGATTTTATTTAGAGATATAACACCACTCATGTTAGATGGTAAAGCATATAAATATGCATCAGATGAATTTACTAAATTTGCACAAGAAAAAGGAGCAACAGTGATCGTTGGTCCAGAAGCTAGAGGATTCATTTTTGGATGTCCTGTAGCAACAAATATGGGCATTGGATTTGCACCTGTAAGAAAACCAGGGAAACTCCCTAGAGAAGCTATATCAGTTTCTTATGATTTAGAATATGGTTCAAATGAATTGTGTATGCATGCAGATGCAGTAAAACCTGGAGATAAAGTTTTAGTTGTTGACGACTTACTCGCTACAGGTGGTACAATGGAAGCAACCATAGAACTTGTTGAAAAACTAGGCGGAGAAGTTGTTGGTCTAGCATTTTTAATAGAATTAACAGAACTAAATGGTAGAGATAAATTAAAAGGTCATGATATACTAACACTAATATCATACTAA
- a CDS encoding (p)ppGpp synthetase: protein MTDPLFQTLAEAFGKYIKNEKDVELIKKAYFLAKEKHEGQMRKSGEPYITHPVAVAKILSELTAGPATIIAALLHDTVEDTDLSLKDVEKDFGPEIAALVDGVTKIGKLSFNQVASQADNHQKMLLAMAKDIRVVLIKIADRLHNVRTLNSMSPEKQYKIASETLDIYAPLAHRLGIFRIKAELEDRSLRYTDPPMYYRVSNMIQAKKAEREASIEKIIESIKGLFNHSELQNYEIKGRIKNIFSIYKKMVRDHRAFEDIYDLLAVRIIVPKVETCYQALGIIHANYTPIPRRFKDYIAVPKPNMYQSLHTTVLSEDGTLFEVQIRTKEMDSVAEFGVAAHWAYKENKTYSKEREQFEIAQKLKWYGELMKMTEDSDETEGTAEEFVGTVKGDILDANVYVFTPKGEVIELPKGATPIDFAYRIHTDIGNKMVGANVNNRIVTLDYELNTGDIVSVKTNKSSYGPSEDWLKIAKSSHAKHKIKSFLNKQNRDNLIQLGKDQLDREMSAQKVDVSIDDAFVKKHFEKNMVTELEGLYLEIGKGIISSKTVVAKLLGKEVDKELLLQRQMEKAARQLITHSETGVVIEGLSSPQLKLANCCLPIPGDPIIGFVSKTSGIVIHSTYCPNCSQFDENRLIEAFWSTEITRKYPTRIKIIGTAKPTLLTDIVTAVNAQTISIAEVNANTGSNLEMVIKLKVLVNDQNQLQSLMVNLRKVSDIFSVERDFK from the coding sequence GTGACTGATCCACTATTTCAAACTTTAGCAGAAGCTTTTGGAAAATACATAAAAAATGAAAAAGATGTAGAGCTTATAAAAAAGGCTTATTTTTTAGCTAAGGAAAAACACGAAGGACAAATGCGTAAAAGTGGAGAACCATACATCACTCACCCAGTAGCGGTTGCAAAAATCTTATCAGAGTTAACTGCTGGTCCAGCAACGATTATTGCAGCACTACTTCATGACACAGTAGAAGACACAGATTTATCATTAAAAGATGTTGAAAAAGATTTTGGTCCTGAGATTGCAGCACTTGTTGATGGTGTGACTAAAATTGGTAAACTATCGTTTAATCAAGTAGCATCACAAGCGGATAATCATCAAAAAATGCTTTTAGCAATGGCTAAAGACATCAGAGTTGTCTTAATTAAGATTGCAGATAGATTACATAATGTGAGAACATTAAACTCCATGTCTCCAGAAAAACAATATAAAATTGCTAGTGAGACATTAGATATTTATGCACCACTTGCTCATAGACTCGGGATCTTTAGAATAAAAGCTGAACTAGAAGATAGATCCTTAAGATATACTGATCCACCGATGTATTATCGTGTATCAAATATGATCCAAGCAAAAAAAGCTGAACGAGAAGCATCCATCGAAAAAATTATTGAAAGTATTAAGGGTCTATTTAATCATAGTGAACTACAAAACTATGAAATTAAAGGTCGTATTAAAAACATTTTTTCTATTTATAAGAAAATGGTTAGAGACCATCGTGCATTTGAAGATATTTATGACTTACTTGCGGTAAGAATTATTGTTCCTAAAGTAGAGACATGTTATCAAGCATTAGGTATCATTCATGCGAATTATACACCGATTCCAAGACGTTTTAAGGACTATATAGCAGTACCTAAACCAAATATGTATCAATCACTCCATACGACTGTTTTATCCGAAGATGGAACACTTTTTGAAGTGCAAATTAGAACAAAAGAAATGGATTCTGTCGCAGAGTTTGGGGTTGCAGCTCACTGGGCATATAAAGAAAATAAAACTTATTCTAAAGAACGTGAACAGTTTGAAATTGCACAAAAACTTAAATGGTATGGAGAACTCATGAAGATGACCGAAGATTCTGATGAAACAGAAGGTACAGCTGAAGAGTTTGTAGGTACTGTAAAAGGTGATATCTTAGATGCGAATGTATATGTATTTACACCAAAAGGAGAAGTCATTGAACTTCCTAAAGGGGCAACACCTATCGATTTCGCATACCGAATCCATACGGATATTGGTAATAAGATGGTTGGGGCTAATGTCAACAATCGAATTGTAACATTAGATTACGAATTAAATACTGGTGATATCGTCAGTGTTAAAACCAACAAAAGTTCTTATGGTCCGAGTGAAGATTGGCTTAAAATTGCTAAATCATCACATGCAAAACATAAAATTAAAAGTTTTTTAAATAAACAAAATCGAGATAATTTAATTCAATTAGGTAAAGATCAATTAGACCGTGAGATGTCTGCCCAAAAAGTAGATGTTTCTATTGATGATGCATTTGTCAAGAAACATTTTGAAAAAAACATGGTCACTGAATTAGAAGGTCTTTATTTAGAAATAGGCAAAGGCATTATTAGTTCTAAAACGGTTGTTGCAAAACTATTAGGAAAAGAAGTTGATAAAGAACTACTACTTCAAAGACAAATGGAAAAAGCTGCAAGACAGCTTATCACACATAGTGAAACTGGTGTCGTTATTGAAGGCTTATCAAGTCCACAATTAAAGCTTGCCAATTGTTGTCTACCTATACCTGGTGACCCAATTATTGGCTTTGTGAGCAAGACAAGTGGTATTGTTATTCATTCAACATATTGTCCAAATTGTAGTCAATTTGACGAAAACAGATTGATAGAGGCTTTCTGGTCAACTGAAATCACTAGAAAATATCCAACAAGAATAAAAATTATAGGAACTGCAAAACCGACGTTATTAACTGATATTGTCACTGCGGTTAACGCACAAACCATTAGTATTGCCGAAGTAAATGCTAATACTGGATCAAATCTTGAAATGGTGATTAAGCTTAAGGTTTTAGTGAATGATCAAAATCAGTTACAATCACTCATGGTTAACTTAAGAAAAGTAAGTGACATCTTTTCAGTGGAAAGAGATTTCAAATGA
- a CDS encoding carbamate kinase, whose translation MIMSKYVISLGGNALGKDPQSQKALLKHVSKAILPLIKERHDIVLVHGNGPQVGMINLAFNESKSTPMMPFAECGAMSQGYIGFHIQNALINLIKQEKLNRKVVTLVTQILVDQNDPRFKNPSKPIGSFYSKEEADELTKTLNYDMVEDAGRGYRRVVPSPLPIDVIEKESLLALLEKHHIVISGGGGGIPVIKDEFGYHGVDAVIDKDFASAKIAEIIDADALIILTAVDHVYLNFNEPNQIKLEKIYVDELETLINDNHFKKGSMLPKVEACISFVKHSSHKAIIASLDQAYDAIVHHKGTEILPR comes from the coding sequence ATGATTATGAGTAAATATGTCATATCACTTGGAGGTAATGCATTAGGGAAAGACCCACAAAGTCAAAAAGCATTATTAAAACATGTAAGTAAAGCTATATTGCCACTTATTAAAGAAAGGCATGATATTGTTTTAGTTCATGGTAATGGACCACAAGTTGGTATGATTAATTTGGCTTTTAATGAATCAAAATCAACACCAATGATGCCATTTGCTGAGTGTGGTGCAATGAGTCAAGGTTATATTGGCTTTCATATCCAAAATGCTTTAATCAATTTGATTAAGCAAGAAAAATTAAACAGAAAAGTAGTAACACTTGTGACTCAAATTCTAGTCGATCAAAATGATCCAAGATTTAAAAATCCTTCGAAACCTATAGGTAGTTTTTATAGTAAAGAAGAAGCCGATGAGTTAACTAAAACTTTAAATTATGATATGGTTGAAGATGCTGGACGTGGATATCGAAGAGTAGTACCAAGTCCACTACCAATCGATGTGATTGAGAAAGAAAGCTTGTTAGCATTACTTGAAAAACATCACATCGTTATCAGTGGTGGAGGTGGAGGTATCCCAGTCATTAAAGATGAATTTGGTTATCATGGTGTCGACGCAGTGATTGATAAAGATTTTGCGAGTGCAAAAATTGCTGAAATTATTGATGCAGATGCATTAATTATTTTAACTGCTGTCGATCATGTATACTTAAATTTTAATGAACCTAACCAGATTAAGTTAGAAAAGATTTATGTTGATGAGTTAGAAACTTTAATTAATGACAATCATTTTAAAAAAGGTTCAATGCTACCAAAAGTAGAGGCATGTATATCCTTTGTAAAGCATAGTAGTCATAAAGCAATTATAGCGTCATTAGATCAAGCCTATGATGCGATTGTTCACCACAAAGGTACTGAAATTTTACCGAGATAA